In Nicotiana tabacum cultivar K326 chromosome 19, ASM71507v2, whole genome shotgun sequence, one DNA window encodes the following:
- the LOC107794017 gene encoding uncharacterized protein LOC107794017, with translation MDRYQKVEKPKQELPINENEIRITSQGLVRNYITYATTLLQERRGKEIVLKAMGQAISKTVAIAEIIKRRMSQLHQDTAISSVSITDVWEPLEEGLLPVEQTRHVSMISITLSAKELNTNSPGYQAPSGVEIEQMKPQYRNYQPQLQQQPPRQTRAVYYAGNEDSYGRGQGRGRGRGRGRGWSRGGYGNYQENSDYSNWGRENGGYSNWGRGGGRGGWGYPGSDYGRGRGGGGRGYGRGRGRMGPRPRGGGNQA, from the exons ATGGATAGATACCAAAAAGTAGAAAAACCGAAGCAGGAATTACCCATAAATGAGAACGAGATCCGAATCACTTCACAGGGTTTGGTTCGTAACTACATCACCTATGCCACTACTCTTCTTCAG GAGAGGCGTGGGAAAGAGATTGTCTTGAAAGCAATGGGTCAGGCAATTAGTAAAACAGTTGCTATAGCAGAGATCATTAAG AGAAGAATGTCTCAACTGCATCAAGACACGGCTATCAGCTCAGTAAGCATAACAGATGTATGGGAGCCTCTCGAAGAGGGTCTTTTGCC TGTAGAGCAGACCCGCCATGTGTCAATGATTTCGATCACCTTGTCAGCAAAGGAACTGAACACGAATTCTCCTGG GTATCAAGCTCCTTCCGGGGTTGAGATTGAACAAATGAAGCCACAGTACAGAAATTACCAGCCTCAACTGCAGCAGCAACCACCTAGACAAACACGGGCAGTCTACTATGCTGGTAATGAAG ATTCATATGGGCGAGGACAAGGACGAGGTCGTGGTAGAGGGAGGGGACGTGGTTGGAGCAGAGGTGGATATGGAAACTATCAAG aaaATAGTGATTACTCGAACTGGGGCCGGGAAAATGGTGGTTACTCAAACTGGGGTCGAGGTGGGGGCCGTGGTGGATGGGGATATCCTG GCTCTGATTATGGAAGAGGCAGGGGTGGAGGTGGCAGAGGTTATGGCCGTGGCCGTGGACGAATGGGCCCCCGTCCAAGAGGAGGTGGCAACCAGGCTTAG